The sequence below is a genomic window from Escherichia marmotae.
TCAGCGACGCTCCTTATTTACGGCCTTTACGCTGCTGCTTTTTAGGCTGAGCAGCCGGTTTTTCCGGTTGTTCAACAGCAGCCATACCACCCAGGATCTCGCCTTTGAAGATCCACACTTTAACGCCGATTACACCGTAAGTGGTGTGCGCTTCGGAGGTGTTGTAGTCGATGTCAGCACGCAGAGTGTGCAGCGGTACGCGACCTTCGCGGTACCATTCGGTACGTGCGATTTCCGCGCCGCCCAGACGGCCGCTAACTTCAACTTTGATACCTTTAGCGCCCAGACGCATTGCGTTCTGTACAGCACGCTTCATAGCACGACGGAACATAACGCGACGTTCCAGCTGAGAAGTGATGCTGTCAGCAACCAGTTTTGCGTCCAGTTCAGGCTTACGAACTTCGGCGATGTTGATCTGTGCAGGAACGCCAGCGATGTCCGCTACGACCTTACGCAGTTTTTCTACGTCTTCACCTTTCTTACCGATAACGATACCCGGGCGAGCAGTGTGAATGGTTACACGGATGCTCTTAGCCGGACGCTCGATAACGATACGAGATACGGACGCTTTAGCCAGTTCCTTAGTCAGGTACTGACGTACTTTAAAATCGCTGTCCAGGTTGTCAGCGAATTCTTTGGTGTTCGCAAACCAGGTAGAGTTCCATGGTTTTACAATACCCAGGCGAATACCATTAGGATGTACTTTCTGACCCATTGCTAGTCTCCAGAGTCTCAGCGATCGGACACAACCACAGTGATGTGGCTGGTGCGCTTCAGGATGCGATCTGCACGACCTTTTGCACGCGGCATAATGCGCTTCATGCTCGGGCCTTCGTCTACGAAAATTTTCGTAACTTTCAGATCGTCAATGTCAGCGCCATCGTTGTGTTCAGCGTTAGCAATGGCAGATTCCAGAACTTTCTTGACCAGTACAGCCGCTTTCTTGTTGGTGTAGGTCAGAATATCCAGAGCCTGCGACACTTTCTTACCGCGAATCAGGTCAGCAACAAGGCGAACCTTCTGAGCAGAAGAACGAGCATGGCGATGTTTAGCGATAGTTTCCATCTCTTCCTCCTACCTTATTTCTTTTTCGCTTTTTTATCAGCAGCATGGCCGCGATAAGTACGAGTCGGTGCGAATTCACCCAGTTTGTGACCAACCATTTCGTCGGTTACAAATACCGGAACGTGCTGACGACCATTATGGACAGCGATGGTCAAACCGATCATGTTAGGAAAGATCGTTGAACGACGGGACCAAGTGCGCAGGGGCTTCTTGTCTCCGCTTTCCACCGCTTTCTCTACCTTCTTCAGCAAGTGCAGGTCAATAAAAGGACCTTTCTTGAGAGAACGTGGCATGGCTTATCCTCTAAAATTATTTGCTACGGCGACGTACGATAAATTTATCAGTACGCTTGTTGCTGCGGGTCTTCTTACCTTTGGTCTGAACGCCCCACGGAGTTACCGGGTGCTTACCAAAGTTACGACCTTCACCACCACCATGTGGGTGGTCTACCGGGTTCATCGCCGTACCGCGAACGGTAGGACGAACACCACGCCAGCGTGCAGCACCTGCTTTACCCAGAACGCGCAGCATATGCTCAGCATTGCCAACTTCGCCCAGAGTAGCGCGGCAGTCTGCTTCTACTTTACGCATTTCACCAGAACGCAGACGCAGGGTGACATAAGCACCGTCGCGAGCAACGATCTGAACGTAAGTACCAGCGGAACGTGCCAGCTGACCGCCTTTACCTGGTTTCATTTCTACGTTGTGAACAGTAGAACCAACCGGGATGTTGCGCATCGGCAGAGTGTTGCCTGGTTTGATTGCAGCATCAACGCCAGACTGAATCTGGTCGCCAGCTTTCAGGCCTTTAGGGGCCAGGATGTAACGGCGCTCACCGTCTTTGTACAGAACCAGCGCGATGTTCGCGGAACGGTTCGGATCGTACTCAAGACGTTCAACAACTGCCGGAATACCGTCTTTGTTGCGTTTGAAGTCAACAATACGGTAAGCCTGCTTGTGGCCACCACCGATATGACGAGTGGTGATACGGCCATTGTTGTTACGACCACCGGATTTGCTGTTTTTTTCCAGCAACGGAGCAAAAGGTTTGCCCTTGTGCAGCTCAGGGTTAACCACTTTAACAACGTGGCGACGACCCGGAGATGTCGGTTTACATTTAACAACTGCCATTGTATTACTCCTCCGACTTACTCAGCGCCGCCAACGAAGTCCAGGTTCTGGCCTTCTTTCAGGGTGACGTAAGCTTTTTTCCAGTCGCTACGACGACCGATACGCTGTCCGTGACGTTTAACTTTCCCTTTAACAACCAGGGTGTTAACGACTTCGACTTCGACTTCAAACAGTTTCTGCACAGCAGCTTTGATTTCTGCTTTGGTCGCGTCTTTAGCAACTTTGAGCACGATGGTGTTAGATTTTTCCATCGCAGTAGACGCTTTTTCAGAAACGTGCGGTGCACGCAGCACCTTCAGCAGACGTTCTTCACGAATCATGCCAGCATCTCCTCAACTTGCTTAACAGCATCAGCAGTCATTACGACTTTGTCGAAGGCGATCAGGCTAACCGGGTCGATACCAGTTGCATCGCGTACGTCAACCTTGTGCAGGTTGCGCGCAGCCAAGAACAGGTTCTCGTCCAGCTCACCGGTGATGATCAGCACATCTTCCAGAGCCATGTCTTTCAGTTTCTGTGCCAGCAGCTTAGTTTTCGGTGCTTCTACAGAGAACTTCTCGACAACGATCAGACGATCCTGACGTACCAGTTCGGACAGGATGCTTTTCAGCGCGCCGCGGTACATCTTCTTGTTAACTTTTTGACTGTGGTCCTGCGGACGAGCAGCGAAGGTCACGCCACCAGAACGCCAAATCGGGCTCTTGATAGAACCAGAACGCGCACGGCCGGTGCCTTTCTGGCGCCACGGTTTTTTACCGGAACCAGTTACTTCAGCACGAGTCTTCTGAGCACGAGTACCCTGACGAGCACCGGCTGCATAAGCAACAACAACCTGGTGAACCAGCGCTTCGTTGAAATCACGACCGAAGGTAGTTTCGGAAACAGTCAGCGCGCTCTGCGCGTCTTTCAATACTAATTCCATTGCTATCTCCTTACGCCTTCACAGCTGGTTTAACGATCAGGTCGCTACCGGTTGCACCCGGGACTGCACCTTTCACCAGCAGCAGGTTGCGCTCAGCGTCAACGCGTACTACGTCAAGGCTCTGAACGGTTACACGTTCGTTACCCATCTGACCTGCCATTTTCTTGCCTTTGAACACTTTGCCCGGAGTCTGGTTCTGACCGATAGAACCCGGTACGCGGTGAGACAAGGAGTTACCGTGAGTAGCATCCTGGGTACGGAAGTTCCAGCGCTTAACGGTACCTGCGAAACCTTTACCTTTAGAGGTGCCAGTTACGTCAACTTTTTTAACGTCAGCAAACAGTTCAACGCTAATGCTCTGACCTACAGTGAACTCTTCGCCTTCAGCCAGGCGGAATTCCCACAGACCACGGCCAGCTTCTACGCCAGCTTTAGCAAAGTGGCCAGCTTCAGGCTTGGTCACACGGTTAGCTTTTTTAGCACCGGTGGTTACCTGAATAGCACGGTAGCCATCGTTAGCCAGGTCTTTAACCTGAGTAACGCGGTTTGCTTCAACTTCGATTACGGTTACTGGGATAGAAACGCCGTCTTCTGTGAAGATACGGGTCATACCCACTTTTTTACCGACTAAACCAATCATTGTTTCAACCTCTCAATCGCTCAATGACCTGATTAACCCAGGCTGATCTGCACGTCTACACCGGCAGCCAGATCCAGACGCATCAGAGCATCAACGGTTTTCTCGGTTGGCTCAACGATGTCAACCAGACGCAAGTGAGTACGGATTTCGTACTGATCACGCGCGTCTTTGTTGACGTGCGGAGAGATCAGAACAGTGAAGCGCTCTTTGCGTGTCGGCAGCGGGATCGGACCACGGACCTGCGCACCAGTGCGCTTGGCAGTCTCGACGATTTCCGCGGTTGCTTGATCGATCAGACGATGATCAAACGCTTTCAGGCGGATACGGATTCTTTGGTTCTGCATGAGACCAGAGCTCCAATTATTTTATAAACGAAAATGATTACTCCTCAGACCCATTACGATTGATGGGAGAGTGTAACCGTTCTTACGTAGCTCCCCGATTGGGAGCATTGTTAGGTAGCCAAAATCAGCTAACTGAGGTTCAGATTGAACCTGCTGTCAACTACGACAAGCCCGCGCATTATACGTAAATCTGAGCCTGACGCAAGCATCGCGTAGAAATTAATCGTAGTGAGCATATTGCGAACTACATTCCACCAAATATGTAAGGTTGTGAAGAGAGAATTTTTCGCCGGAACCAGGTTAACAAAGTCGGCAATTCTTTGTTGCTGATTATCTGGACTTATTCGAAGGTGATACTCCATTTACAGAGGATGCTTTATGGATGTCACCTTTCCTTTTCTGATTTTATACATTTGTTTATCGTCCCTGCTTTTTTTCTATGATGCAAAACATGGCTTGCTGCCTGACAGGTTTACCTGCCCATTACTCTGGTCCGGGCTTCTTTTTTATCAAATTTGTCACCCTGGCGGTTTAGCCGATGCGTTATGGGGGGCCATTATCGGTTACGGTGCATTCGCCATTATCTACTGGGGTTATCGCATACTGCGCCATAAAGAAGGATTAGGCTATGGCGATGTGAAGTTTCTCGCAGCCCTCGGAGCCTGGCATACATGGGCATTTCTGCCACGGCTGGTTTTTCTTGCTGCGTCATTCGCCTGCGGAGCTGTTGTTATTGGTGTGCTCATGAGGGGAAAAGCATCATTAAAAAACCCGCTGCCTTTCGGACCATTTCTGGCGGCTGCGGGTTTCGTTGTAGGCTGGGATAGTCTGCTGACGGGCAGTTAATCATTAACTTTAATTTGTGATTGCAGGTAATTCTGTAGGCCTATTTTATCAATGAGATCAAGTTCAGTTTCTAGCCAGTCAATATGGCCTTCTTCATCAGCAAGAATTTCGATCATCATATCGCGGCTGACATAGTCACGGACATTGTCGGCGTAGGCGATGGCCTCACGAAGATCCTTTGCCCCTTCCAACTCTAAACGCAGGTCGGACTGCAGCATCTCTTCGACATCTTCACCTATTCCCAGCTTACCCAGATCCTGTAAATTGGGGATTCCTTCTAAGAATAAAATACGCTCGATATATTTATCAGCGTGTTTCATCTCATCGATGGATTCATGGTATTCGACGTTATTAAGGCGCATCAGGCCCCAGTTTTTAAACATCCGGGCATGAAGAAAATACTGATTGATTGCGACAAGCTCATTTCCCAATAGTTTATTGAGATAATTTATGATTTTAACATCACCTTTCATTTTATAGTCCCTCCGCTTCCACTATTAGAGCGTAGATGGGGCTAGCGGGATGTCAAAAAATAAGCGCGGGCTTCAGGCAATCTCTTTAAATTCGGGCATCTGCATCAACTCATCCTGCATCACTTCGCGTGCGGCGCGAATGCACTTACCACATTGATTTCCCACAGGAATAAACTTACGTAATTGTTGAAAAGACTGAGGATGAAATTGACGTACCGCCTGACGAATTTTTTTGTCACTTACACCATTACACAAACAAACGTACATGATTACTCCCGTTCAAATTCTGCGCAAAGTGTAAATGAGAATAGTTATGATTACAATAGCACAATTTTATTTGCACCACGGTACAGCGAGCAAGAATTACGACTAAATATTTCCAGAATAAATTACGGGCAGCAAAAAGGGCGCCGAAGCGCCCTTTTCAATTCAAAACTAATTAACGAGTAATTAGCTCAGAACTTTAGCTACAACGCCCGCGCCAACGGTACGGCCGCCTTCACGGATTGCGAAACGCAGACCGTCGTCCATCGCGATCGGGTGGATCAGGGTAACAACCATTTTGATGTTGTCGCCCGGCATTACCATCTCTACGCCTTCCGGCAGTTCGATAGTACCAGTCACGTCAGTAGTACGGAAGTAGAACTGCGGACGGTAGCCTTTGAAGAACGGAGTATGACGGCCGCCTTCATCTTTGGACAGAATGTACACTTCAGATTCGAACTTGGTGTGCGGCTTGATGGTGCCCGGCTTAGCCAGTACCTGACCACGTTCGATTTCTTCACGTTTGATACCACGCAGCAGAACACCTACGTTCTCACCAGCACGGCCTTCGTCCAGCAGTTTGCGGAACATTTCAACGCCAGTACAGGTAGACTTCTGAGTCTCTTTGATACCAACGATTTCAACTTCTTCGCCAACTTTGATGATACCGCGTTCCACACGACCGGTAACAACAGTACCACGACCGGAGATGGAGAATACGTCTTCGATCGGCAGCAGGAACGGCTTGTCAATCGCACGCTCTGGTTCCGGAATGTAAGAATCCAGGAAGCCAGCCAGTTCCAGGATTTTCGCTTCCCACTCTGCATCGCCTTCCAGCGCTTTCAGTGCAGAACCACGAACGATCGGAGTGTCGTCGCCCGGGAAGTCGTACTGAGACAGAAGTTCACGAACTTCCATTTCAACCAGTTCCAGCAGCTCTTCGTCATCAACCATGTCGCATTTGTTCAGGAACACGATGATGTACGGAACGCCTACCTGACGACCCAGCAGGATGTGCTCACGGGTCTGCGGCATCGGGCCGTCAGTCGCAGCAACAACCAGGATCGCGCCGTCCATCTGAGCAGCACCAGTGATCATGTTTTTAACATAGTCGGCGTGCCCCGGGCAGTCTACGTGTGCGTAGTGACGGGTCGGGGTGTCGTATTCAACGTGAGAAGTGTTGATGGTGATACCACGAGCTTTTTCTTCCGGCGCGTTATCGATCTGGTCGAATGCACGAGCAGCACCGCCGTAGGTTTTAGCCAGTACGGTGGTGATTGCAGCGGTCAGAGTAGTTTTACCGTGGTCAACGTGGCCGATAGTACCAACGTTAACGTGCGGTTTTGTACGTTCAAATTTTTCTTTAGACACGGCTATATTCCTTACTATAGTGCTCTCCCCTTCAGGAGAGAGCACGGGACTTTGGTATTAACCCTGAGGCTTATTTACCACGGGCTTCAATTACGGCCTGAGCAACGTTACTCGGCGCTTCATCATACTTCAGGAATTCCATAGTGTATGATGCGCGACCTTTAGTCAGAGAGCGCAGCTGAGTTGCATATCCGAACATTTCAGACAGCGGTACTTCAGCGTGGATCTTAACGCCAGTAACTTCAGATTCCTGACCTTTGAGCATACCACGACGACGGCTCAAGTCACCGATAACGTCACCGGTGTTCTCTTCAGGAGTTTCTACTTCAACCTTCATGATCGGCTCAAGCAGAACTGGTTTCGCTTTCTTAAAGCCTTCTTTAAAGGCGATAGAAGCAGCCAGTTTAAACGCCAGTTCAGAGGAGTCAACGTCATGGTAAGAACCGAAGTGCAGACGAATACCCATGTCTACTACCGGGTAGCCTGCCAGCGGGCCAGCTTTCAGTTGTTCCTGGATACCTTTATCAACGGCCGGGATGTATTCGCCAGGGATTACACCACCTTTAATGTCGTTGATGAACTCGTAGCCTTTCGGGTTTGAACCCGGCTCCAGCGGGTACATGTCGATAACAACATGACCATACTGACCACGACCACCAGACTGTTTCGCGTGTTTACCTTCAACATCGGTAACTTTCTGGCGGATAGTTTCACGGTAAGCAACCTGCGGTTTACCTACGTTCGCTTCAACGTTGAATTCACGCTTCATACGGTCAACGATGATGTCGAGGTGCAGCTCACCCATACCCGCGATGATGGTCTGGTTAGATTCTTCGTCAGTCCATACACGGAAAGACGGGTCTTCTTTAGCCAGACGGCCCAGAGCCAGCCCCATTTTTTCCTGGTCAGCTTTGGTTTTCGGTTCTACTGCGATGGAGATTACCGGCTCAGGGAATTCCATACGTTCCAGAATGATCGGCGCATCCGGGTCACACAGGGTGTCACCAGTGGTTACGTCTTTCAGACCGATTGCAGCAGCGATGTCGCCCGCACGAACTTCTTTGATCTCTTCACGTTTGTTAGCATGCATCTGAACGATACGGCCGAAACGCTCACGTGCAGCTTTCACGGAGTTCAGTACGGTATCACCAGAGTTAACCACACCGGAGTACACACGGAAGAAGGTCAGGTTACCAACAAACGGGTCGGTAGCAATTTTGAACGCCAGTGCAGAGAACGGCTCGTCATCACTTGCGTGACGTTCAGCCGGAGTGTCTTTACCGTCGTCCAGGATACCGTTGATCGCAGGTACGTCAACCGGGGATGGCAGGTAATCAATTACCGCATCCAGCATCGCCTGAACACCTTTGTTCTTGAACGCAGAACCACAGGTTACCAGGATGATTTCGTTGTTCAGAACGCGTTGACGCAGAGCACCTTTGATTTCTGCTTCAGTCAGTTCTTCACCACCCAGGTATTTTTCCATCAGCTCTTCAGAAGCTTCAGCCGCGGATTCGATCAGGTTCTGGTGCCATTCGTTAGCCAGTTCAACCATGTCTGCCGGGATATCTTCGTATTCGAAGGTTACGCCCTGGTCAGCATCGTTCCAGTTGATAGCTTTCATTTTCACCAGGTCAACAACACCGGTGAAATGTTCTTCAGCACCAATCGCCAACTGCAGCGGAACCGGGTTCGCGCCCAGACGGGTTTTGATCTGGTTAACAACTTTCAGGAAGTTCGCACCCATGCGGTCCATTTTGTTAACGAACGCAATGCGCGGAACTTTATATTTGTTTGCCTGACGCCATACGGTTTCAGACTGCGGCTGAACACCACCAACTGCGCAGTAAACCATTACCGCACCATCGAGAACACGCATGGAACGTTCTACTTCGATTGTGAAGTCAACGTGCCCCGGGGTGTCGATGATGTTGATGCGATGCGGCTCATACTGCTTAGCCATACCAGACCAGAATGCAGTAGTCGCAGCGGAAGTGATGGTAATACCACGTTCCTGCTCCTGCTCCATCCAGTCCATGGTTGCAGCGCCGTCATGAACTTCACCGATTTTATGGTTTACACCGGTGTAGAACAGAATACGTTCGGTAGTAGTGGTTTTACCGGCGTCGATGTGCGCACTGATACCGATGTTACGGTAGCGTGCGATGGGTGTTGTACGAGCCATTTGTTTCCTCGTTTATCTTTTAGGCGTTCAATTTAAGTAGCCCAAAGCGGGCTGCTTACTGGAAGCGCCCGCCTGGTGACTAAAACTCCGAAGGGATTACCAACGGTAGTGTGCGAACGCCTTGTTGGCTTCGGCCATACGGTGAACGTCTTCACGTTTCTTAACTGCAGTGCCTTTGTTTTCTGCAGCATCGGAAAGTTCGTTCGCCAAGCGCAGAGCCATGGATTTATCACCGCGTTTACGAGCAGCTTCAACGATCCAACGCATTGCCAGAGCATTACGACGAACCGGACGGACTTCAACTGGGACCTGATAAGTAGAACCACCAACGCGGCGAGACTTAACTTCGACAGTCGGGCGCACGTTTTCGAGAGCTACTTCGAATGCTTCCAGTTCAGATTTACCAGAACGCTGAGCCAGGGTCTCCAGCGCGCTGTATACGATAGATTCAGCAGTAGATTTTTTACCATCTACCATCAGGATATTTACAAATTTAGCCAGCAGTTCTGATCCGAACTTCGGATCTGGCAGAATTTTACGCTGACCAATGACGCGACGACGTGGCATGGAAATACTCCGTTGTTAATTCAGGATTGTCCAAAACTCTACGAGTTTAGTTTGACATTAATTTAAAACGTTTGGCCTTACTTAACGGAGAACCATTAAGCCTTAGGACGCTTCACGCCATACTTGGAACGAGCCTGCTTACGGTCTTTAACGCCGGAGCAGTCAAGCGCACCACGTACGGTGTGGTAACGAACACCCGGGAGGTCTTTAACACGACCGCCACGGATCAGGATCACGGAGTGTTCCTGCAAGTTGTGACCTTCACCACCGATGTAGGAAGTCACTTCGAAACCGTTAGTCAGACGAACACGGCATACTTTACGCAGTGCGGAGTTCGGTTTTTTAGGAGTGGTAGTATATACACGAGTACATACGCCACGTTTTTGCGGGCATGCTTCCAGCGCAGGCACGTTGCTTTTCGCAACTTTGCGAGCACGTGGTTTGCGTACCAGCTGGTTAACTGTTGCCATTAAATAGCTCCTGGTTTTAGCTTTTGCTTCGTAAACACGTAATAAAACGTCCTCACACAATATGAGGACGCCGAATTTTAGGGCGGTGTCGAAAAGGTGTCAAGAAATATACAACGATCCCGCCGTCACCAGGCCATCTGACTGGTGTGCTTAACCGTAAGTCTGACGAAATCAGTATAGTCAATTCGGATGATATCGTTCGAAATTTGACCACTCAAACCGCGAGCAATGAGGTCTTCGTTCAGGGCATAGACCTTAATGGGGGCATTACGTAGACTTTCAAGGTAGCGGTTACCGTCAACTGCGGCAGTTACACCATCCTGCAATAACAGCAGTTCGTCGCCCTCACCGAGCAGACGCAGCAGTGCAGAAAAATCCGTCAACCAGGGGGAGCGATGTAATGTGTGCAGCATGGACGCCTCAAAATCTTAAAATAACATCATAATTGCCAAGCTCACGACGTAATGTTTCAGCTTCGAGCGGCGTGGCTTCCACGACCAATGGTGTCTCCGGATTTAACCCGCGTTCACGTAGTGAAGCCGCACAAACCCAACACTGTTCAATGTCGTAAAGCCCCAGCAGTTTAAAGGTAGCGATGTAATCACGCGCCAGCACTACATCGGGCTTTTGGCCTGGCAGAATTTGAAAAACACCATCGGCAATAAAGAAAACTGCAATATCGTCAGTTAATGCGGAGGTTGCGAGTAATGCATCTAATCCTTCACGGCCAGCCGCTGTGCCGTGGGGTGCAGTAGAAAAGACAAACGCAATTCGTTTCATCAGAACTGTACTACCCTGTCGCAGGTCAGCGAGGCTTCCGCCAGAGCGCCAAGGCCACTTAAGGTAAAGCCCGGCTGGAGATTAGCTGATGCCAGACCTAATCTTCCAGCCTCGGTTTCATCGACAATACCGCGACGTAATGCTGCCGCCACACAGATATTCAGCATCACGCCGTGTTGTGTATTCAATTGCTGCCAGCCGCGCACAAGGTCAAATTCATCACTCGCGGGAGAGGTCAACTGGTTGGCGTTGTAGACACCTTCCCGGTAGAAAAAGACGCTACTCAGCTCATGACCTTCGGCTATCAGCGCCTGCGCAAACTGAAAAGCACTACTCGCCTGTTGCGTACCGTATGCTGGCCCGGTTACCACGATGGCAAAACGCATTACTTATCTTGCCCCTGGAAATCACCGCTCTTGAACTGACGGATATAGAGATAGACAGTATGTTTGGAGATATTCAGACGGTCAGCCACCTGGTTGATCGCGTCTTTGATGTCGAAGATGCCTTTCTCGTAAAGATTCAGCACGATCTGGCGATTTTTGGCGTTATTAG
It includes:
- the tusD gene encoding sulfurtransferase complex subunit TusD, giving the protein MRFAIVVTGPAYGTQQASSAFQFAQALIAEGHELSSVFFYREGVYNANQLTSPASDEFDLVRGWQQLNTQHGVMLNICVAAALRRGIVDETEAGRLGLASANLQPGFTLSGLGALAEASLTCDRVVQF